A window of the Lolium perenne isolate Kyuss_39 chromosome 7, Kyuss_2.0, whole genome shotgun sequence genome harbors these coding sequences:
- the LOC127314495 gene encoding reticulon-like protein B23 isoform X1 yields MEAATTGGDARGAGGSGRWAVGAVCGGLVYYHCAVRRASAVSLAADVLLVLLCSLSILGLLFRHLHISVPVDPLEWQISQEMANSIVASLANTFGAAESVLRVAATGHDKKLLFKVVFTLYFLAALGRVVSGAAVAYAALCIFCLYMFAQSTDLFDQLPSWVPTGRDSLGGAQDTT; encoded by the exons ATGGAGGCCGCCACCACCGGCGGCGACGCGAGAGGAGCGGGAGGATCCGGGCGGTGGGCCGTGGGCGCGGTGTGCGGGGGCCTGGTCTACTACCACTGCGCGGTGCGGCGGGCGAGCGCGGTCTCCCTCGCCGCCGAcgtgctcctcgtcctcctctgcTCCCTCTCCATCCTCGGCCTCCTCTTCCGACACCTCCACATCTC GGTGCCTGTGGATCCTCTTGAGTGGCAGATTTCTCAGGAGATGGCAAATAGTATAGTTGCATCCTTGGCTAACACCTTTGGAGCTGCAGAGTCTGTATTGAGGGTGGCTGCAACTGGTCATGACAAGAAACTCTTGTTCAAG GTGGTTTTTACTCTGTATTTTCTAGCAGCTCTGGGAAGGGTTGTCTCAGGTGCGGCTGTTGCTTATGCTG CTCTATGCATCTTCTGCCTCTACATGTTTGCGCAAAGCACCGACCTATTTGATCAGCTCCCTTCTTGGGTTCCGACGGGAAGAGACTCTCTAGGCGGTGCTCAGGATACCACATAA
- the LOC127314495 gene encoding reticulon-like protein B23 isoform X2 has translation MEAATTGGDARGAGGSGRWAVGAVCGGLVYYHCAVRRASAVSLAADVLLVLLCSLSILGLLFRHLHISVPVDPLEWQISQEMANSIVASLANTFGAAESVLRVAATGHDKKLLFKVVFTLYFLAALGRVVSALCIFCLYMFAQSTDLFDQLPSWVPTGRDSLGGAQDTT, from the exons ATGGAGGCCGCCACCACCGGCGGCGACGCGAGAGGAGCGGGAGGATCCGGGCGGTGGGCCGTGGGCGCGGTGTGCGGGGGCCTGGTCTACTACCACTGCGCGGTGCGGCGGGCGAGCGCGGTCTCCCTCGCCGCCGAcgtgctcctcgtcctcctctgcTCCCTCTCCATCCTCGGCCTCCTCTTCCGACACCTCCACATCTC GGTGCCTGTGGATCCTCTTGAGTGGCAGATTTCTCAGGAGATGGCAAATAGTATAGTTGCATCCTTGGCTAACACCTTTGGAGCTGCAGAGTCTGTATTGAGGGTGGCTGCAACTGGTCATGACAAGAAACTCTTGTTCAAG GTGGTTTTTACTCTGTATTTTCTAGCAGCTCTGGGAAGGGTTGTCTCAG CTCTATGCATCTTCTGCCTCTACATGTTTGCGCAAAGCACCGACCTATTTGATCAGCTCCCTTCTTGGGTTCCGACGGGAAGAGACTCTCTAGGCGGTGCTCAGGATACCACATAA